A segment of the Corylus avellana chromosome ca2, CavTom2PMs-1.0 genome:
gtgttttctttgtttttttttaaattttgatgttTTGGTGTCCTTCTCGACTTCCTGTATGCTTAGGAGTGCCTTATGCTTTTTATGATATTTCTTTGATTacctatgaaaaaaataaaatttctgtGTAAGAGAAAAAAGGGCAGACAACAAACTATACCAAGTTTACCAACTGAGCCACATTAAAAGCCTAAAGTATCGCAACCAAGGTATCATCAATCTAGTAGGGTAAAAGATCTGAGTAGAATTTGATCTGACAATGGAGCATAAGACCACTGGTGGAAAATGTAACCTAGAGCCATAAAACACAAAGTAGAATACTAATACAATCACAAACATGTCAAGGCTCCATTCTCTCTATATAAAGACAACTTTGAAGAAGAGACATTGAAATGTTAGGAGAACATGCCAATAGTAATAATAGTGACATGAAGATATCATTATGTGgacttatcaaaagaagataTGTGTAACATTGTAATATTGTattattatgatattttttttcacaacgTTTTTTCATGGTTCCACAAACTTCAAAGTAATAGGCATGTCTTTGATAGTGTATTCTAAAAGACATAAGAAAGCACTTAATGAAACAATAATAACCTCAACATACACTATCTTATGGTATAGATGTATCTTTTACACCTAAGCTTAGACGGGAAGGGGGGGAAGGAAAACAAATTCCCTTCAACTCCTTATAGCAggatatattatttgaaattacGGATGAATGACACACCATGAGCAGTCGAGGTCTATAAACGCCACATTACAGACCCATCTAAAATGTACTAGATATGTCTACTCAAGGTCCCAAATCAATACTCAGTATATCACATGATAACAATTAAGAAGCCACTTAAATAATCTTGGACTATATATGTAATAAAAGATTATAAGCTGCATTTAGCATCTAAAATTCCTTAATATGGGACCCAACAGTTCCCTCCACTCTCTTTTTGGCAACGCAAAAATAGGGTAGAAAAATCTATCCtgaatggaagaaaaaaataagtataaaaatcAATGCATTGTTCAACTATTCTGAAGTcgtccaaaaaagaaaaaaaaaaatgattaatgaaaaataatcaCTTCCACTTTTTTCTACCTCCTAGCAAAATCAGGTTACCTGAATGAAGTGCCTTACATAAGTCATAACGTTCAGTTGTTAAAAGGACATTTCATTTTATAATGCTGCTGGCACAACAATAGCACATGAgttgtaaatattttttctgacatgttCCACTTCTAGAATCTTAGGACCCAGAAGACAGTAATTATTTATTCAAGCGACCATAGCTTATGCAAAACCTCAAATGTCAAGGAATGTCTTAAAAAGCTTGCATAATTGTTAGAGCATAAAGGCATAAGTGCAACATTATGCAATTTCAATATACCTCAAAGAGCCATTTGCACCGCCTGTTAATAGAACATCAGTTTCAGTTTGACCCTCGGGTGTCTGTACATCAATGTGTATTTGTTCCAAAGCACCATCAACAATCTTATCCGTTTCACTATACTTCCACACCTGcaacatacaaaaaataataatatcaacaaAATAAAGTATAATGCAACTCATATATTACAAATTTCAAAGATCAATTCACTATATCCTTAAATGACATTCTGAAACAAGCCACATCAACCTTATTATGATGATATAATTTCCACATGCATGACCAGTtgaccaagagagagagagagagagataattgTACATAATCTCACTTGGCCAGTAAACCCCGTCATAATCAATAATCATAGATAGATTTAGACGATGATAAAATACAATTTAGATGACTAGTACttgttaaagaaaaacaaaaacataataccTCAGTTTGTAAATCTATCTATAATTATGACTGGGATTACCGGCCAAGTGGGAAAGAGTATGCATGCCTCAGTGATTCCCAAAGGTTAATGCAACTCATAAATTAGAGATTCAAAGATAAATTCACCATGTCATGAAATGACATTCTGAAATAATCCATAGCAACCTTATGACAATGATATATCATGAGTCATGACTCATATGAACACATCATTgcaaaataattaagtaaaaataGATTAATGCAATGAAAGATAACAGGAAATGAGACATTGATATGAAATCTTTTGGGTGATCCCAGAGCCAACATCAGATAAAACATCTCAAGATCTCAGTTCTTCATGTATACTCTCATAGGTTGCAAACAAAAAGAGCAAGAAAGGGAATGATGTTTGCTTCTATCAGCTAAACCCTTGACTCTTTATGGGATGTGATGCTATATATTTCCGTTTGGTTATCTTCCACCTTCTAATCAGTAGGGGTTTCTTTGTATACATCCTGTGTNNNNNNNNNNNNNNNNNNNNNNNNNNNNNNNNNNNNNNNNNNNNNNNNNNNNNNNNNNNNNNNNNNNNNNNNNNNNNNNNNNNNNNNNNNNNNNNNNNNNCTAGTCTACGTCGCCGCTTCACCTCCTTAGATCACCGTTGCTGCGCCGCTCCCACCTCCACAGACCACGATCTTGTAGATCtaggttttttttctctctccacgATCTTGTAGATCCACgatctttggttttctttttcattctttggttttttgcaaggttgtgtatgtttgtttgtttctcggGGTTCTGTGTTTATAGGTTTGAATCGTTTGATGTAGGTAGTGGGCGTTCTGAGAGGATCTGACGAAAATGGATGAGAAGAAAGAGGATCTGGAGAAGAACCCGCACAACCCGCAATACTCGCCCCGATCCGCCCCGTCCCGCAATACCCGAACCCACACGGGTGTTGCTGTCTGTGCTCGGGTGGCGGGTTGAAATTTTGAAACCCGCAGGGTGCGGGGCGGGTTGGGGAAAAGGCCGATACCcgccccgacccgtgcccacccctacttCCATGTACTACCAACTATGACATATGACCTCATCAAATTACTATCTTATGACAAAAGCCCCCTTTCATTAGTCAAATGGATTAAAATTGACagtcaacggtcatgtgcaagtcatgtgtcatttaaaatttttttttttttttttttcacttttgccctcactccaattttttcttccatttttttcttttgggtttaggaggGCATAAGCGTCATTTTTTCGGTCTGAAGTGAAGGCAAAagcgaaagaaaaaaatttaaaatgacatatgacttgcacatgactgttgaccgtcaattttaacattttttactGACGGAATgaggctttttgtcataagattgtagtttgatggggtcatgTGTCATAGTTAGTAGTTTATAAGGAAAAAGTGCTCAGGCGCTGTAGTTCATGAAGGCAAAAGATAATTACCCatatttaatgagaaaaaatagTTAATTGGATTGGATTTCGTGTTTTATACAACAAGCTTGTATTATCatgatatgagataaattcgTTTATTTTTACTCAAAATCATGTCTAATGACAATTTTCGAAAGACGGttgataatttataatttatattaaacaTAGAAAGGAAGTTTACAACACAAATATAATAAactatggttttttcttttttaattttttttttatgtagggGTATGGTGACCATTTAGAGTAATGTGAATCCAACAACCCACATTGTATTCTATTGCAAATTGCTGCACTACatacaatatattttatttgggtTGTTTATTAcgtaacaaaaaaagaaaaaagaaaaaagaaaaaagaaggtggTGACTTGTGGGTGGATGtagagtggccgaaccacctcttTGAGCNNNNNNNNNNNNNNNNNNNNNNNNNNNNNNNNNNNNNNNNNNNNNNNNNNNNNNNNNNNNNNNNNNNNNNNNNNNNNNNNNNNNNNNNNNNNNNNNNNNNtgaacaaatttttaaaagcttaacgaaaaaaataaaaaaggaagaaaccaAACCATCCATTTAAATGACAGAAAATCTATTAACCCTCGTTAAGTGATACTGTCATATAGATTATCAAATCCTTTACAAGTAAATTTGCGTGTTATAGGTGGCAATGGCCCATACTTAGATGCTTATATGTTTCCCAAAATTCCAACTTTCACTGGTTATGGTAAACATAGAGTTGGGAAGGGCCCATgacaaaacatagaaaacaagCATTATTACCCAGAGAAGAAATATTCAGAAAAGGATTTTGAAGTTCGTATAGAATCATGAGTTGATAAAGGAGAACAAAATGCTGGAAAagcaataaattcaaaaattataaGCTTATCTTCAATCAACATACCACAGGTTGTGATATCTGTATCTTCTGGAATTCCTCCTTGAAGCTACACTTTCCTTTACTGAACGGAATAATGTTACCAAATAACTCCCTAAGGTGAAGCAGCTTAGAAGCTCTCAGTCCAGTTCTCCTACCTAAGACCTGTGATAAAACGACTCAGTGCAAGCCCAAGAATTTGTAgccaaaattaaagaaagaactACTATTAAgagcaagaaaaaaacaattgaggCAGAGGCTGCTATAAATTTTGGACAGCTCCAGATGCAGGTTTAACTTCTTCTATGagaatttaaaacaattttcatgAATACACATTCAAAAGCAAACATTGTTATTTATCAATAGAAAaagtcacatatatatatatatatatatatatatataatatataaattatgtaTATGTATAATATTAAGTAAATGGAAAGGTTTGAGACCCTTATGCAATGATGACAGGCAGAGGTACAGTGAATGGAGTAAGTTACAGTAGTTAGCTGTTTCTTCTTCTTAGCAGCTAAGCACATCATACACGCAGTATTCACTGGCAAGGAGTACAAGgttgtttgccacgtcaaaaactcaGCATGTTCTAGCACTAGTTCTAATAGATTTACAActtttaatactattttttttttttttttggttaatgcTCCATTTGGTAGTCATATTTGTTTTACAAGAAAAATTCATGGCTGTCTCAACTTTTGTATAAATCATGATGCATAATCTCATCAAAGAGGTAAGATTAGATTTCAGGAAAATGTACCTTGCGAGAAAACAATTAGTGGTGGATCAACACCTTTAATTGATGACGAAGTCAAGGAAAACATccagtttctttttttctataaattaatCAGACCCtataataaggaaaaatttcCTCTGTAACAAAAGATGATCAACGGGCATATCATTTATATAACGTGTaagctcttttttatttttatttcaggGGGAGGGGGAGAGGAGGGGAGGGGAGGTGTTTCCTACAGTTCAGAAGGCCATAAATGAACATGCTACAAATATGGATAGAGCGTCCTTCACCAAATAATATGCCACCCTGAGGCTTGAGGCTTGAACAATGTCCCTACTCCTCTAGATGCTGAGAACCCAGTCTAAACTCTTTTTCACAAAGCATGAATGTCAATCCAGATTGCATCATCGCATTCAACCAATATCCACTgatcaaaacaaagaaaaatgtagaTATGCcctgaatttctttttttttttttttttttttgataagtagataTGCCCCGAATTTCATAGCAAACAATTTAATAATTCTCATTGTTTTCAAGGAACCAAACGATTCAAATTACAGTCTACACACTCTCAAATGCCACCTAAATGTATGTACACTAATCAAAATGTAGCTAAACCGCCACAACTCTTACAGCATTAACGTTACCattgttgaaaattggaaacTACAAACACTAAGAGAACACAATAAAGGAAGAGAAACACTGAATTAATAGAGGACTTTGTAATCTTTTattcaacttaattaaaataataacttaCATGGAtatttataggatacaaatGACCTAACTTCTTCACATTAACTTCATTAATTTACATCTCATATAACTCCCATGTAGCTCCTATGTAAATTAATTCTTGAAAAATTCCCATGTAGCTCCTATGTAAAATAAttcttgaaaaatcaaaagacacAATCTCTTCAAGTCACTTAGTAACATACGAGAATATGAAAGGActcaaataaatgttattaaaaattaagtttattatccAACAACACACCACAAGCATCCTTCATCTAAAACAGATGCAAGATTTTAACTAAAGCACGCTGAATAAAACTTGGGAAATCAAATGCATTATCTAACAAACAAGACATTTGACCATAACCCATTAAACATACACACACATAGTGGTCTGGTAAGAGATAAGTAACAACAACACCAACCCCATGACACTCGAAGCTCTTCAAGACATGCCATCCtgacaaaaatcaaatattgagtACATAATGCATAAAACAGTATATACCCGTGTGGACTTTGGAGTTGGTTTTTGAGCAGCagccgaagaagaagaagaagaagaagcacgAGAAGAGCCGGGTATTGGGCCTTTAATAGGGAAGTAGCGGTTCTTCTCCGCATCATAATAAAACCCAGGAAGATCTGCCATTTGTATGTACATGTATCACAATTAGTGTCATTCACCGAAACAAAACCCTGAATTTAAAACAACCACCcccccccccacaaaaaaaaaaaaaaggcagaacAATTGAAATTATACATGTGAGCCCATCAAAGTAAAGCGTAAGTAAAGGAGGGAGAGTACCTTGTGGCATAGCTTCAGAGGAACAGAGAGCTAGAGAGGAAGGGAGAAAGCTGGTGACTTGTTTGATGAAAGAAGATGGTAAGAGCTTTGGAGGCGCCTAATCTCAGAGATAAACGGTCAAAACCAAAACTTGCGTTTGCTAAGGCGGTGGAACCACCCCGTCACAAACTCGAAGTGAAACCtctgggttttttatttttctttttctatgtttttttaaGCTAGTTGGTTCAACCAAGGTCCAATTTTAGGAGTTGAATGTGaaataacaatttgaattataaatattttatgaatatttatTCGTCTACAGGTATACATTTTTATGTGATATCTACATATATTTAGTTTATAAGTATAAATATggattagaaaaataaaagggtaaataaattataaatcctTGAGTTAACCCGTCAAAATTGTAAaattcctaatttttatttttatttttatattttttactctctaggttaatcgaaatgccaaataaatctccacatttaaatttttgcaacGCCCGTTAGTTCAAATCAAAACGCACTGTTTTGTCacgtcagcataataatttttttattaatttaatttaaaaataaaatctttttttttaaaaaaaaaacaaaaacaaaaacaatttgaaGGAGTGACCAGCGGTGGTGCTGCtaccccccaacccctatggagTGCCGCAAGCTACCCCAAGTGTAGGCAAGGGGTGGTTTGCCCATCCCTAGGGTGGCTTGTGGCCACCCGTAGGGTTTAGGGGTGACATGCGGGCCATCCcaaaccacccatggggtggctcgcggccacccttaggtggtttggggtggtttgggTAGGCAAATCACCCCTTGCCCACCCCATAGGAGTGGCCAGGGTTGGTAACCCCATAATTGGCCACCCCTTtaaattttcttactttttagatttaatttttaaattaagttaataaaaaattactatattGATATGGCAAAATAGTGCATTTTGATTGGAACTAACGGGCGATATAAAAATTTAACGGTAgtgatttatttggcattttgaTTAACTCAGAGagtaaaaaatctaaaaaaaaaaaaaaaatgaacttatGATTTAGGAATTTTATAGTTTGGCGGGTTAACTCAAggttttataatatatttacccaaaaataaattagagtCCTTTAGAATAACTAGAGAATACACATAACTTCATGATAGAATTGTTAGgaatttaactattatttttaagATATAAAATCTAAATAATTTAATTGTACAATTGCAAAATTAGTAATAATTAAAAGAGTGTAAATATAGTTTCCTCAATAAAAGTAAGGGAGGAGATTACGCTTCTCCCTCTTCCTCGACCGACACTCACTAAGAAAAATTAAGGCACTTACAAAAGGTGGAAAACTCAAGTAAAAGAGAAACTCTCTAgagagttattattattattatttttatatcgAAGCGACAATTTATAGTCAACAAATAGTAATGTAGATAGTCTCAAAGGAATAGCTCAATCGATTGTGAACCCTACCTCAAGAaacggaagtcactagttcgaatctctccctctccattttcttgtgtggacatgtcaaaatatatatatatatatatatagcatgtgTGTATATAAAAGATGtataaatgaaacaaaatctGGATCATATATTATACCATATAGCATAATATGTCTTAAATCCTTACATAAACATTAGTTAGTACaaattaaaaacctaaaaacccaCTCTACAAGTGGTAGATAATCTGTTTTTGACTAAGAATCAGCAAATATATACGAGAGTGTCTTGGGATTGCTTTTTGAAATTAACCAGACATCCTTCACCAACTCTAACAGACTTTTTATTCATCagcatattttatttattatagttATGCAGGAGATAATCAAGAGTGTATTAATTACTATGggcatgtttatttatttaaaataagcaaCAATTAGAAGGAATTATAGGGAATGTTGAAATTtgtggctcatattaatatcAGTAAAAGGCCAATTAGTAGACGGGAGCGGAGTATCGCAACGTTTTGGGGATTTCTTTAATTTGTCCGTACAAGtagagtttagggtttttcctatatatatgtatgatataACCCTGAATTATATATTTAGAGTAAAAATACAGCTGCCTATCTGTGAACGTAGGCAAATTGCTGAACCACTTTAAATTTGTATTTCGACTTTCTCTCTTTTCGACTCTATATTGTTCATTaattattgtgcacggtaacagGGAAGATATATTGAAGGGAATGCTATAAATTAAACTATTTATATGAAAGCAAAATAAGTTTTAATTAGCTCGTAGGACAAGCATATTGCTTTCAACATGTATAACTCAAGGAAAGCTACGTTGTCTATGCTATCATTTTCTATGAACAGTATGTTGGCTCGGTTTGTTaatggattttattattttataggatattttcacttttattatttgagaaaatgtttaGATGtgatctaaaaataaaaatagctttaatattttgtatttttgattatttgttaatattttttgttttgagaatagATAACAAAagtggataaaaaaaaaaacattaacgaAAAAAGCCGTTATATGTTATTGTCCTgcccgtaaaaaaaaaaaagtaactacTGTCGGATCTTGATAGTGTTTATTAGACTAAGGGCCTCTTTGACATGTGTTTGAgaggtctaaaagtgcttttaacactaaaaaaatctatttaaagaaaaaaatatttgtttggtaaaaaaaaaaaatcgagtttaagggtccaaaaagcctgaaaataacaacaacacaCTTTTGGtcaaagcttaaaaatgaagcttttgcccaaaaacttttttttgacttaaaaactctatttttcaaactcaattcCAAACATGCACTTAATTTTCGACAACTTTGCTGTAGTGTGTGCTTTTAGCTATGGTCAAATATACTCCTTGAGAATTGTGCATGTCTTATAAGATAGTtctttttggagaaaattaaataacttgCTTTGAGGATAAAATTAAACGATTTGGCATGTAGGCCTTTTGGTCAAAAAGATCAAATGTGCTTTGGGATCGAGTTTAAACTACTAGCaaacttgaaatttttaattagaagACACGGCAACCTTATATTTAAACGAGTTATTTTATTATCAATATTTTGTATTGTTGTATTTAACAATATACATAATAACACGCTATTTAAAACCTTTAAATATCGTGACTTCaactgtaaaatttaattttatacacAATATAGTACCAAGATTTATTGATATCTTTATGTGGAGAGTGGATATCTAAATTGCTCAAAGCTAATTGCATGCAACattgaagaagaaattaagGCCAAAGTGTAAAGGAAAAAGTTCTCACAGCAGATAGAGCAAACTACTACTTAATTACCAACAAGTAGTACTGTAccctttttgacattttttgtgCTGTTGCCTGACCAAATAAAACAAAGTAATagactacaaaaaaaaaaagccaatagGATACATATTGGAAGGAGATGGAGGGAAAAGGGGAGGGGGTTGGAAACAATCCCATGCAAATTGGTTAATGGGACTCACATTATAGTACATAGCACAAGGTAATAATATTAGTGTGAACTGCACAAAATCAAAGTTAGAGGAACAGGGGAGCTAACAATCCCATGCAAATCCATCCACTGGACTTGTATTATAATACATACCACAAGGCAATAATGGAGACTCCACGAAATCAAAGCCAAAGTTAGAGCTCCCAAATGAAGCATCCATGTTCAATATATCATCAGCCTTCTCAATTTCCATCGCACTAGGCGCCTTCTTCTCTTGCTGCTGTGGCTGCAACATTTCATCCTGTCTGTTGAGCTGATCAATAGGTTGAAACCCATTATTGCTACTCCATATGCAGTTCTCTTCATTAACAATCCCAAACCCAGATGTATTTGAGGGAGAAGAGGAGATAATTGGAACACTACTTCCCATTGATGTTTCCATGAAAGTGTTTGGATTTTGTTCTTGGGTTGTCCATacaagattagggttttggttttCATAGATTGGTATGGATGGAGTATCATCATTTGGGAGAATAGAAAGTAATGTTGAAAATGGTATGCTCATGTCCATGGAAACATCTTTGGGTTGTGAATGTAGAGAGAAAACTGAAGTGGGTTTTGGATTGTTGTGATTTTTATTGGGTTTGTTGTGAGAAGGTGGAAGGAGGTTATGAGTGTTGGGATCTAACCCTTGTGCAATGAGCTTTTTCTTAACACAAGAGTTCCAAAAGTTCTTGACCTCATTGTCTGTTCTACCTGGCAAATGCTTGGCTATCTGAGCCCATTTGTTCCCAAGAATCCTATGAACATCAATGATGATTCTCTCTTCCTGTGCAGAAAACGAACCCCGTTTGAGATCTGGTCTCAAATAGTTTATCCATCTTAATCTGCAACTCTTCCCACACCTTTCCAACCCTGCAGTGCAAGACCACCTCAGGAACAATACAtcaaacacttttcaaaaagattaataaaaacaagaaacatgAGTGGAAATTAAGaaagttcaaatatatatacctgcaaGTTTTGGCACTGAACTCCATGAACCATGGCCATAGGTGGTTATGTGATTGATGAGcttctcatcttcttcaggTGACCATAACCCTCTCTTCACTTTCTGTTTGCTGCAGCAGTGATGCCCCATCCTAGTAGCCTGCTTGCTGTTCCTCACACCGTTAAGTTTGAGTGCTAGCTAGCTTCCTTATATTTGCTTCTTCATCTTTAGAAAAATAGAccaatttctcttaatttctctatatatataatacgtGGATGATgcaattgagagagagagagagagagagagagagagagaatgtgctGGAAATTTAACGTGGGGTTTACTCATAAGAGGACCACTAATCTATTGAGTGCTTCGATAGCTTCCAAAACTTGTCTTCGACCATTGGTCTGATCaaatcaattacttttttttttctttgaatttaaaaatcttaacTTCATTAGTGTAGAGATATAGTGACCCTCGAAGAAAGCAACATACTTAACCATTTGATGGGTCAAAGCAAATAATCTATCAGTCCGATGGAACTAATTAATACATCTTCTATGCCAAAGGGTTTGTCTTTAGTTGTTAATTGAGATTACCATAAGCTTTGAATGAGCAATGAAGACTATTCGATCCCCCatgcgtttttaattttttatgcaagTTAAGACAAATGTGAGAGTGAGCAagtttatgtatatatactaCAAACTAGGTAAGACTTAATTGATTACGTGTGCCATTAATATATATGATCAATGttactataaatatatataattcaagcAAAGATATATGTAAAAATCAAACCGTATCAGGAAAAGACATGATTAAGGGTAGAGGATTAATAATAAGATGGCCAGTTCCGGCAAGAGACCTAATGATGTAAAGGAAACACTCATCATTTCTTCCGTCcgaatatttaatatataaaaactcTCCACCCGAATagccttctctctctcacgAGAAAGTTGAGGTTTGAAACATGTATGGAAATGGAAgagtatatatgtatatcttATAGCTAATATTTAAATGGAGAATATATAGGCTGCATATCCTTCCTTCACTCAACCCTTGCTTGAGGTTGGGGGTGTCAATTTCTTGATGTCAACGACGATGATTATGATTGGATGTCTGCTTTCATGATTTTCACCCCGCATCAATTTTCTGTTGCATACTTTTCATAGAtccttctgtttttcttttgttttttgtgtacGTAGGAGAAAATCACGTCCAAAAGCAAACTAGAAAGGGTTGGAAAAGCAAACAGACTTGAAATAAAAACCGCCCTTCAGCCTTCTACAATTGTCAAATTTGTCTGCCCCCACATCATCAATTACAATAACAGGTGAAATTCTATGTTGTTCTAAGATATTTCTTTCCAAGGTCCGACATGATTGCTAAGTGTCATGTCTATATAGTAGAGGTAAAATATGTTTCTCATGATATTCATGAAGCCAAATACATCTGTTTCTAGATTGTACTTCTCTTTCATTCCTAAAATACATACATACTGGATGCTTAGCTAATTAGTTTACTGAATATCATAATTCATACATCAGCCTAATTAAACTAGTCATTAATTTTCAGGCAAAATTACTAAGCGAGTGATGCTATTCTTTACATCAATTTTACACCAGCTGatgttgattaagtgattaaatttaactcttcctattagcttaagcttatgtgaaaagtgataatttaacatggtatcagagccaaatgtCATGGGATCGAATCTTGACTCTGTCAAATCACCTcctattttaaatcaaatattacaCGTGTTGGGCTTTACCTATTGAAAGGGAGTTTGAATCCGAATGAGtgtgttaaagtgttgattgaatgattaaatttacctcttcctattagctcAAACTTATGAgaaaagtagtgatttaacatctAACACGTCGTATACACCCAAAACATGTTTTAAATGGCTTTTTCATGTTAGTTACTTAAAATATGTCACGTTAACCGATATAAAATTAGTATAATAAATGGTTGTGAAgagtagtattttttttttactaaataaatCAAGCTCGAGCCTCACTGGTCTAATTTAACTAGGCTCGTAAAGTTTAGGTTTAACTTTTGCAAAGAGGACTTGGTGAAAGAAATGACATTAATAATAtctgaaaaatatgaaagaagtGAGAAAAAGTACTTTAATAAAGTTGGCAACCAATTAACATAATTACGAGGGAGTAATGATCAGTAATATTAGTAACTACGCCTTTATTCCATTAGTTCTCACCCTGTTGATGTGCTTGTATCAATCAATcaactcttaatttttattttttattttttaattcaatagcTAATTAACATAAAACTGTGGTTTCTAATATtacttagaaaataataataagagtaatattatttagtagactgtgcGCTATACGACTGTCATAAAACTGAAATAatatgacagtgaaaattaactattagatcAGTA
Coding sequences within it:
- the LOC132169199 gene encoding MYB-like transcription factor 4, yielding MGHHCCSKQKVKRGLWSPEEDEKLINHITTYGHGSWSSVPKLAGLERCGKSCRLRWINYLRPDLKRGSFSAQEERIIIDVHRILGNKWAQIAKHLPGRTDNEVKNFWNSCVKKKLIAQGLDPNTHNLLPPSHNKPNKNHNNPKPTSVFSLHSQPKDVSMDMSIPFSTLLSILPNDDTPSIPIYENQNPNLVWTTQEQNPNTFMETSMGSSVPIISSSPSNTSGFGIVNEENCIWSSNNGFQPIDQLNRQDEMLQPQQQEKKAPSAMEIEKADDILNMDASFGSSNFGFDFVESPLLPCGMYYNTSPVDGFAWDC